A stretch of the Vitis riparia cultivar Riparia Gloire de Montpellier isolate 1030 chromosome 13, EGFV_Vit.rip_1.0, whole genome shotgun sequence genome encodes the following:
- the LOC117928030 gene encoding pentatricopeptide repeat-containing protein At5g04780, mitochondrial gives MRMLKKQKILCNSFSLQVRHLLAISNAMAERPSSKELVWVGIRATRVSELQHLLQSSARNRAAIEGMACHAQIIRVGLRADTITSNMLMNMYSKCGLVESARKLFDEMPVRSLVSWNTMVGSHTQNGDSEKALVLFMQMQKEGTSFSEFTVSSVVCACAAKCCVFECKQLHGFALKTALDSNVFVGTALLDVYAKCGLVKDASLVFECMPERSDVTWSSMVAGYVQNELYEEALVLFHRAQAMGLEHNQFTISSALSACAARAALIEGKQVQAVLCKTGIGSNIFVISSLIDMYAKCGIIEEAYTVFSSVEEKNVVLWNAILSGFSRHVRSLEAMIYFEKMQQMGIYPNEITYISVLTACSHLGLVEKGRKYFDLMIRVHNVSPNVLHYSCMVDILGRAGLLHEAKDLIDRMPFDATASMWGSLLASCRIYRNLELAEVAAKHLFEIEPHNAGNHVLLSNIYAANNRWEEVARARNVLKESKAKKERGKSWIEIKHKVHSFMVGERNHPRIVEIYLKLEDLVGEMKKIGYKAKTEHDLHYVEEGRKQELLRHHSEKLALTFGIMVLPHGAPIRIMKNLRICGDCHSFMKLASSITEREIIVRDTNRFHHFKNGYCSCGEFW, from the coding sequence ATGAGAATGTTGAAGAAACAGAAGATACTCTGTAATAGTTTTAGTTTGCAAGTAAGACACTTGTTAGCCATTTCCAATGCCATGGCCGAGAGACCAAGCTCAAAAGAGCTTGTTTGGGTAGGAATACGTGCCACCCGTGTATCAGAGTTGCAACATCTCTTGCAGAGTAGTGCAAGAAATAGAGCAGCCATTGAAGGAATGGCTTGCCATGCACAGATTATTCGTGTTGGGTTAAGAGCAGATACTATAACGTCAAATATGCTCATGAACATGTACTCTAAATGTGGTCTTGTTGAGTCCGCACGAaaattgtttgatgaaatgcctgTAAGAAGCTTAGTTTCATGGAATACCATGGTTGGTTCGCATACCCAGAATGGGGATAGCGAAAAGGCTCTTGTTCTTTTCATGCAGATGCAAAAAGAAGGAACCTCTTTCAGTGAATTCACTGTTTCCAGTGTTGTTTGCGCTTGTGCGGCAAAATGTTGTGTATTTGAGTGCAAACAGCTGCATGGGTTTGCTCTTAAGACGGCACTTGATTCAAATGTGTTTGTAGGGACTGCATTGCTTGATGTGTATGCTAAGTGTGGTTTGGTAAAGGATGCAAGCCTAGTTTTTGAGTGTATGCCTGAGAGGAGTGATGTTACATGGAGTTCGATGGTGGCAGGGTATGTACAAAATGAGCTTTATGAGGAGGCTTTGGTGTTGTTTCATAGAGCTCAGGCAATGGGGTTGGAACATAACCAGTTCACAATTTCATCAGCTCTAAGTGCTTGTGCAGCTAGGGCAGCTCTGATTGAAGGGAAGCAGGTGCAGGCTGTTTTGTGCAAAACTGGTAttggatcaaatatttttgtGATTTCATCTCTTATAGATATGTATGCGAAATGTGGAATAATTGAGGAAGCTTACACTGTTTTTTCAAGTGTTGAGGAGAAGAATGTTGTTTTATGGAATGCAATTCTTTCTGGGTTCTCTAGGCATGTTCGTTCTTTAGAGGCAATGATTTACTTTGAGAAAATGCAGCAGATGGGTATATATCCAAATGAAATTACTTATATTTCTGTTTTAACTGCATGCAGTCATCTAGGTTTGGTTGAAAAGGGACGAAAATATTTTGACCTTATGATAAGAGTGCACAATGTGTCTCCTAATGTCCTTCATTATTCCTGCATGGTTGACATTCTTGGTAGAGCAGGGCTGCTTCATGAAGCTAAAGATTTGATAGATAGAATGCCTTTTGATGCCACTGCTTCAATGTGGGGATCACTTTTGGCATCTTGTAGGATATATCGAAATCTTGAGCTGGCTGAAGTTGCAGCTAAACATTTATTTGAGATTGAACCTCATAATGCAGGAAACCATGTGTTACTTTCAAACATTTATGCAGCAAATAATAGGTGGGAAGAAGTTGCAAGGGCAAGGAACGTTCTTAAAGAGAGTAAAGCAAAGAAGGAGAGGGGTAAGAGTTGGATTGAAATTAAGCACAAAGTTCACTCATTTATGGTTGGAGAGAGAAACCACCCTAGAATTGTTGAGATTTATTTGAAGTTGGAGGATTTGGTAGGAGAGATGAAGAAGATTGGTTACAAGGCCAAGACTGAACATGACCTTCATTATGTGGAAGAGGGCAGAAAGCAAGAACTTTTAAGGCACCACAGTGAGAAACTAGCTCTAACTTTTGGGATAATGGTCTTACCTCATGGTGCACCTATTAGGATTATGAAGAATCTCAGGATTTGTGGGGATTGTCATTCTTTTATGAAGCTTGCATCAAGTATTACAGAGAGGGAAATCATTGTTAGGGATACAAATCGATTTCATCATTTCAAGAATGGGTATTGCTCCTGTGGAGAGTTTTGGTGA